Within the Medicago truncatula cultivar Jemalong A17 chromosome 4, MtrunA17r5.0-ANR, whole genome shotgun sequence genome, the region CTTTGGCTTTCATTATAAGGTCATATACATTTGCATTGAAAACATTTGCTACACTCTTGGAAACCACAAGCACCATCATTATTAAGGGAAGCAATAACAGGTTATTGGTCAGTTCTAGCATAATTACACACAGAGAAACCGTCGTCCTCATAGATCCACCAAGAAGAGAAGCGGCGCCAAGTACAGCATAAAGGCCATTGCTAAGATTGGTCCGTTCTCCAACCAATATTCCAACCAGGCGCCCATACGATGCACCAGTCACGATAATTGGCACAAACAGACCGGCCGGGGCAACAATTCCACAGCTAAAGATACTTAAAAAGAgacatatgataaaaaaaaccaacattGACGAAAGCTCGAATTCATTGTCAGTGTGCATGCTAAATAGGTTTCTGATAGCATCGTCATTTGTGTTAAAAATGAGACTGGCAAGGCCATTGTAGTGATTAGGAGGGCATTGGAATTTCTTGTAGATACCGGATCGACCTATTGTTGGACAAGGCTCAACAGCATCAGGAGGGCAAGGTCGGCATGGTGCAAGCCATGGCAATCCGAATAGAAGACATGATGTAAAAATGGAGATTAAACAAGCAAGAAAAAGTCTGCATATAGTGCCTTTCCTGCAAGAGTAAATAATTCGAAGAATGAGCTTGGACAGAACACAACAGTGTACAACGTTAcgaaaagtttaatttttgcCATGTTGACTTAACTACAAAAGGAGAAACTTACTCGTTGATAACATTGTATATGCGAAGAACTTTGTTcgtcataaaattaaataagctTCCGAGTAACCCTCCTACAACAGCAAGAATAAACACAGGAGGAACATCTACCAAATGGTATGAAATACTTGCTGAATAAGCATCAAACATTATCAGTCCCCCTTTACCGAATAAACCGCATTTGTCGCTTAGACATACATCAATCATAGCTCGAAGGAAAATTGCAACTGTTGCTGTTGTAAAAAAAGCTCTCCATAGAAGGGCAGTTCTCCACCTGTAGAAcagaaattaaacatttattaatttaccTTTGAGACAATTTCCATCTGAAGAAAGAaggttttcaataaaaaatatgacaaaATACCTAGAAACAATATTCAGATAAACACCTAGAAACAAGCTCGTTGAATAGTTAATCAAAAGTCATTCATATGACAAAAATATGATTCCAATCCTCAAGCAAAACATTGTGAAAATTGAGAGTTtacaacaataaaattttatGTTAGGAAGATAGATAGGCATACAAACCAAGATGCCATCTCTTCAAGAGCAAACAAGACGCCGCCAACAGGGGCACGGAAAGCAGCAGCAATCCCAGCTGCTGATCCGCATATTATTAGATCCCGTCGATCACGGTCGTTCTTAAAAAATCTTAACCATCTCCATGTTATTCCATATCTTTTGGAGCCTCCCTGACCCAACAATGCTGCCACACATGCACCTGTATGCACCATAGGCCCTGCCTTCCCAATAACAAGAGAGCCTGACACTGCTGTAATACTTCCAATAATCTGTAGATAGAAGCAAGCAACATGAAAGTAGATCActttttcagaagaaaaaaaacaacactTCCTGTCAGACTATATCTAATAAAGGAAAGTAGAGTACTAGTTAAGCAACAACAGTGCCGATGATAGATTATGAGGCTGAATTTTGTTGTTGGTAAAAAGGTACTAAAGCATGTGCTCTATgcgttaaggaaagaaaagatGGGATATCGGAGAAAAGTAGACAGTAGGCAAGGCTACATTGATATAAGGGATTGAATCATTAAATTTGTGGATGCAATGCACTTATGTATTGATTGAGATTCCCTAATGTGAGACTCATATCAGGTAAACTCAAAAAAGACCTAAACAATGTAATTGGCACTTGACAGTGTGGCATAAACCAACCAAATTTTGGTAATCCCATCTTCAAACTAAAACTACTAAACAAGTCTTCATGTAACTATTGATCTCCACACAACACCAAACAATTTTAGCATCGTATATTATAATTTGCTTATGTGGATTAAGAACTACAAAAAGAACTTTGGGAATATGATCACGAGAATCATAGTATCACATGGAATGTCATAATAAATCAATGTCATGTGTAATATTTCCATCATACTAACGAGCTCGTTATCTATGTCACCCTACGAAGGAAAAACCTCAACATTCAAAGGAGCGTTGTATATTGCATACCTTAACACA harbors:
- the LOC11442878 gene encoding putative chloride channel-like protein CLC-g, coding for MSNNHLSNGESEPLLRRPLLSSQRSIINSTSQVAIVGANVCPIESLDYEIFENEFFKQDWRSRGVVQILQYICMKWLLCFMIGLIVGFIGFCNNLAVENLAGIKFVTTSNMMLERRFMFAFFIFFASNLSLTLFASIITAFIAPTAAGSGISEVKAYLNGVDAPGIFTVRTLCVKIIGSITAVSGSLVIGKAGPMVHTGACVAALLGQGGSKRYGITWRWLRFFKNDRDRRDLIICGSAAGIAAAFRAPVGGVLFALEEMASWWRTALLWRAFFTTATVAIFLRAMIDVCLSDKCGLFGKGGLIMFDAYSASISYHLVDVPPVFILAVVGGLLGSLFNFMTNKVLRIYNVINEKGTICRLFLACLISIFTSCLLFGLPWLAPCRPCPPDAVEPCPTIGRSGIYKKFQCPPNHYNGLASLIFNTNDDAIRNLFSMHTDNEFELSSMLVFFIICLFLSIFSCGIVAPAGLFVPIIVTGASYGRLVGILVGERTNLSNGLYAVLGAASLLGGSMRTTVSLCVIMLELTNNLLLLPLIMMVLVVSKSVANVFNANVYDLIMKAKGLPYLETHAEPYMRQLTVGDVVTGPLQMFNGIEKVRNIVFILRTTAHNGFPVIDEPPGSEAPILFGIILRHHLTTLLKKKAFLPSPVANSYDVVRKFSSDDFAKKYSVERVKIEDIQLTEEEMGMFVDLHPFTNASPYTVVETMSLAKALILFREVGLRHLLVIPKIPGRSPVVGILTRHDFTPEHILGMHPFLVKSRWKRLRFWQTFLEKILSGI